One Lycium barbarum isolate Lr01 chromosome 5, ASM1917538v2, whole genome shotgun sequence genomic window carries:
- the LOC132639338 gene encoding agamous-like MADS-box protein AGL36 — protein sequence MTSNSDESQRKPIRITSLSKQASDLSTLCDIPIALIIFSPGEISPTIWPNEDAAKVIVTRYLSNTETEKFKKSIKLETYLSSKLEEKENNIRKPEKRNKEKKIEITFNRLYEGKVNIFDLDATEISELLNLSALAQDKLEERKKQLEQPSHTSQPPSLLSHFE from the coding sequence ATGACTAGCAATTCAGATGAAAGCCAAAGAAAACCAATTAGAATAACTAGTTTGTCCAAACAAGCAAGTGACTTGTCTACCTTATGTGACATACCTATTGCTCTAATAATTTTTAGTCCTGGAGAAATTAGCCCTACTATTTGGCCAAATGAGGATGCGGCTAAGGTTATAGTAACCAGGTATTTGAGTAACACAGAGACTGAAAAGTTTAAAAAGTCAATTAAACTTGAAACCTACCTTTCTTCTAAATTGGAGGAGAAAGAAAATAATATTAGAAAACCCGAGAAAAgaaacaaagagaagaaaatagaaatCACGTTCAATCGATTATACGAGGGAAAGGTTAATATATTTGACCTTGATGCTACAGAAAttagtgaattgttaaacttatCTGCTCTTGCACAGGATAAACTTGAAGAGAGGAAAAAGCAACTCGAGCAACCATCTCACACTTCTCAACCTCCATCACTTCTCTCTCATTTTGAGTAG